The DNA sequence GGAAGGAAAGTTGCCATATTATCACTATTCGCAACATTATTTCTTATAGTAAATTATGGATCTCTATTAATGGTTGTAATTAGGCTTCATATATTCATCGTGAAGGCTATGCCATATAAAACATTCGCAGTGCATCATTCTGCTTTATGCTAGCTACGTGTATGAGCATTCATTCATGCACCTTGCTTTTTAGCTAATGAACATACATGCATAGgctacatgcatacatacaaaatTGAAAATGTCAGTTCCTTTGCGTCTCTAGGCTAAATCAACGCATATAGTCACAGACGTTTTCATTCACAGCAATATCAAACTCATTGCAAATAGATACATTCATAACACATACTAGCCAAGCTATTGCACCATTTTAGACAATCTTTCTGAGACTGCATAACAATTAGGCTACAAAAGGGAATAATAATTTCGCACACCTACCGTTCCGTATAACCGTCCTCTGCCGCTCATTGCGACAAACTTGTCACTTTCCACCCCAAACAAGCTAACCACTCCTCGGTCTACCGTGGAGATCTCTATTAGACCTATTCAGACAAAGCATCAATTAGGCTATACATTGCAAAATAAACCAATCAGTTCGGCAGAACATAGCCCGTGGAATAAACAATGGCATGCACTGTGCAGCAGTGGGTGTAACCTTGCAGGTTGCTTCCTTAAATGCATTGCCTTTGTCCTGGACAGTATTCACACTGCAGATTTATACGTCTTATTCATAAGAATATCAATCATAACGGTTTCCGATGTGCAGATCTATCCGTTTCTGGGCCGCAGAAGGAGCCGGTGTAAAAATAAGTTGGCGTCTAAATTCGTCCAAGCATTCATGTCATGTTTGAGCCTGGGAAGATATTTAGCACTGATGGATACGGGGTTTTTTAATAGATTGTCTTTGCTTTAGGAGACATCCAATGCTGCCTATGCGGCCGATTAAATATCATGCAAAATAACAAGGATACAGCTGCGGTTCGAGTCGCAATTACTTGCTACTGCTCGTGTTATGTGTCTATTGCATTCATTTCTGGGAGAAACTCACTGTACTGGTTTTCATTATGTACACCGTTTATCTTGCCGTCTGGGAGGACCTGAAGGTGGAACCCGATGCCCACGTTGCAGTAAAGCCTCCGCACTCTCTTGATGCCCAGCAAATAGTCACTCTCCCAGTTCAGGTCCGATTTCTCCCCTGAGACCCCCAGAATGGAGCGGGAGAACAGGGTCTCCCATCTTTTCTCCAATAAAGTTGCATTAGTCCTGCTTGGAATCGGATATGATGACACAATCCCCACTAGGAACCCCAGGAGAACAATCGCAGTCAACGTCCAGTGCGTGCTGGCCTCGCAGGACATACTGGTGAGAAGCCTTTGCGCAATGGCCATCCGGTTTACCTTCGGGGCACGTGGTCAAAATTAATGGCCCTAAAAATACCACTCttcttgtttttcttccttCGGCATGGTGGCAGAGGCTTATTTTTGGAAGGCAGATCAGGGTTTCGGGCATGAAACGAAAGCCCGAGAGCAGTGGAGTAGAAAACGGAGAGAGCGCGGCAGAGCTtgaggtggtgatggtgatgattacCATGTTTTGCAGCTCCGCGCCTCTCTCGACAGGCAACGCTGGCTGTGGAGAACGCCACTCACCAAAAACCTATTTCACCTTGCCGGGTGCCCGCATTTTTATATGACATCACTCTGACTTCACGCTGCCCCATGGAATAAAGtaggaggggaagggaggggagggggagagagagagagggagagaaagttgCAAGCCAGCAAGAGCTGAAGCGCTGAACTGCAATGTCAAGTCTGCTGGGAGTTCAATCGAATGCTGTCACTCTACatgggagacggggagagaacCCTCATTGGCCGGCTGTGAGCGATCATGGGATGTGATGGGCACTTTGGCAGAGCCCAAATTGGGCTGGTGGTCATATGTCTGACGGGCTGCCGCTTCCTTATTTAGAATGGAGGTGTAAAAACAGTCCAGCAGTCACCGGAGAGCAATGGCAATCCTGTGAGCCACTTCCTGTGCTGTTTATTCAGGAAGTTTACATtgctatatattttaaatgcctGTCTTtagaatttagatttttttaaacaaattggaAAAAACAAATAGTCTCACAACACATTATTTGTCAGCACTGTCAAAAGGAAAGGGGAGAAGTGTGGCATTTTATTCTTGAGCCTAATACCATCGTCAGTAATGTTTGCACGTCACTGGATAGGGTGCTTCCTCACGCGCTCCCCCGGGGAGttatgaagcaaaaaaaatataGTATTCCTTGGCAAGAGAGCAAAGTATTCTTCGCCGAAGAGCGGCGCTGTTTCATGCAAAATGCTACATCAAGAATCCCATCGATCCTGACTTGCTGTCACCTATCGCTCATTCTGCTGGTGCCAAGTTAACATCAGATGAAACAATTATGCCAAAGCAATGCCAAATGCGGCATCATTTTAGTGTACAATACCTCATAATATACAACACGTTAGTCTCCATCTCCGAGCGCAAGATGGCGTTTGAGCCCAATCATTATAACAATTAAGTCAGATGAACAGGACGATTTAATAATAAGAGCACTGCTAAATTGCTAAAGCAACACTTCCCATTTCAATGCAGCAAAGCAGATTGTGATGTACAGCCCCCGAAAGGCTAAAGAAAACGCATTAGCGCCTCGTTGttacaattaatttattattaatttcagtACAAAAAAAGTTATTGCGAATGTTTAATCACATACAACAGAATGAAATGATCAGTTTGATTTTGTGTTTCAAAGCATTGCAATTTTCTTTTGAGGATAAAACGCTAATGTACTTAAAAACGTGAAATAACCAGGGAACCTGGGTCATATTTTAGTACAtccacaaatacataaaaataatgtaaattattattttttctttattgtgaGAGGATCCCTGATTTGCCACATATTTCTAGACTAcgaataaaacataaaaatcccAGAGCAGATTATTCCCTGCAGGAAAAAGGAGACCAGTGACATTTTAAAAGTGATACAGACAGTTGAaaccaatgaagaacaaacTATTGGAATGAACTtggcaaaacacaaaacagcaaAGTCTTTAAAATGCAATGTGTGGAAGACATCTTTTGACAGAAACACGATGTCCACGTTAACCAAGCCTATACGTTTGTACCCTGAATGGGCAAACTACTGTGCATTATTTATCCTGTAAACACTACGTTGTCAACTGGAACGAGTCTCTACATCGGTATGCTATAGACCACAACATAgatcaaattaattaaacaaaaaataaaaccaaacactGCAATTAATGAATTTACGATTATAATACCCCTGCGCATTATGTAGATTGTTACGAAGAAAACAAAGCCCTTTGGATCATGTCTGAtacattctttttaaaaataagggTGTATGTATTATCTGGCAACAGTGAATGGAAAaatcattttgaataaaaatcgTCTTATACATGGGCTATTTCTCCATGCGCAGTTTTCAACCAAAGAAATTCAATCATAGTGAACCACAGTTGTCAGATTGTGaacatgttgtttttttgcaccattgttCAACATTTTGGCTTCAATGCGTTGACCTGAGGGAAATAGCCAATATTCTTTGGTGTCACAATATGACAGAAAAGTGTACAACGCACGAATAAACATACACTAAAAATTGTACACTAAAACTTGAGGCAGGTCCTGGCTCCAAAAAGACTATCCCCCACGTAACACACTAGTGTAAGATAAAGGGGGACTACTTTCCTAACGAAAAATATATCCATATATCCGGTAATATATCATGTAAGAGTGTCTGTAGACAAAATAGTCTTATTTCAGCTTTCTAATCAATAAAATACGGACGCCCTATTGTTATGAAATAGCTATTATTATAACAATCCATGATCATATcaatttatcaatttatttGAATAGCGGCTGTGTTGTAAGCAGCGTAACAGAATGCGGATCAATTGGCAAAGCTTTGTGCAAGTGATGACGTGGTCACTGGGAGCAGCAGTGGTTTACCAGACAAGCACTCTGATATCacacaagaaataaaaatggaggaaaacaaataaattatgatGCTGAAAATGAGTTTTagaccatctatacaaaagaaacaataatttaatttcttttcaCAGAAATACCCTTTGCCCTTACACCTTCATAGATGTGACACAAAAGAAGGCAAATACGTTGTAATATGtgcttattattttttaataataaatatatagcaatttacaaaaaaaagtttccatTTGTTTAGGCACTTTATGAAATATTGAACTTTGTTTTCCCAGTCTGTTAATACACATGTTCCAAGACAAGAGTATTTTATACAGCTGAGGAAACACTGTATTGAAATGGCAACACAgtattatactgtaaatatcaaaatatcatTACTTACAAAGGACATAGATTATCAAAAACAAGAAGACTGAATGGTAGAGATTAGGACACTGTGCAATTCAAATTCAGAAACGGACAGTCTAGTGTTGCCGAAACCAAGAGAAACCGTGGCGAAGCATATGAACACGGCCGCGCAATGACTGGCAAAACGATTCCAAATCCAGCTCCAGCCGTTATTCTGGACGCAAATCCTCTCTTATTCACACACAGTCCCTCAGTTGGTTCAGAAGACGCATTACAGGACAGTTTACCTTCCAGAAAAATTTGGCATGCTCTCTCCAACTCTGTGTATTGACTTGAATATTTGTGCCCTTTTAACTCCCTGTCTGGCTTGATACTGCGCCTCACCTTCAGGGGGcaacacacaagcatgtacgCGCTACCAAACAATTTAAACTTACAGAACATGCTGTGAGATATTCAGTAGCAGAAAAATATCGTCGCTGGCCAACAAGAAGAGATGTTGCCACCAAAGCCAAATGATTGTACCACTCACATTCATAGCTGATTGACTGATACGGTGTACCAAGAATGACaatgaatgcatttaaaatagtaTACTGGAAaaataaccaaaacacacatttaagaAAACTACCTGACTGAAAAAAGGTAACAGCTCACCTGCATATGCAGGAAAAAGTCTTTAGATACATGGTGGCACCTGAAATTTGTGAGCAGCCTGTCAGCCGGCTGAAGTTACCGTgtatgtggcagtgtgtgtatgtgtgtgtgtgtatgtgtgtgtgtgtgtgtgtgtgtgtgtcttatctGTCACAATGATTTTGTGGCTTCTGGCCTCTCATTTTTGGCACCACACATCCAGCCATCCACTACATTTAGGCATTTACCAGCTATACTTCACTAATTGTATactgaaaatgacaaatgacattCCTCCACTGGCCCACAGTTGACATCACAAAGAGGTGCATACAGTACAATTCCAGGATGTGATTCCAAACAGAAAACCGTCATCATTCCCAAAATACTGTTAGCATGACAGCTGGTCTTTTATTATGGTAATTTAATGTGGGCTGGCAATTGTAGTGCCTAAAAACCCC is a window from the Conger conger chromosome 8, fConCon1.1, whole genome shotgun sequence genome containing:
- the fgf6a gene encoding fibroblast growth factor 6a; protein product: MAIAQRLLTSMSCEASTHWTLTAIVLLGFLVGIVSSYPIPSRTNATLLEKRWETLFSRSILGVSGEKSDLNWESDYLLGIKRVRRLYCNVGIGFHLQVLPDGKINGVHNENQYSLIEISTVDRGVVSLFGVESDKFVAMSGRGRLYGTAVFHDECKFKEILLPNNYNAYESFVYKGFYIALSKHGRLKRGNKATTAMTVTHFLPRI